One genomic region from Effusibacillus pohliae DSM 22757 encodes:
- the fliD gene encoding flagellar filament capping protein FliD: MGITGLGGLGGLVSGLDSKALINQLMQIESQPLIRMKQQQHLLELKKGLYGEINSSLLALQSKLQALTDPAVIQKKKVTSSDATVATATVTNQATVTPGTYSITITQLATALTGRSADQTAKITNPTTGALGYSGTFNIVVDGVQSQTITINASDNLNAIANRINSALDNTASPQLMKIKATVVNNTLFLSTSETGSGHSVKIINDVSNIFGAGNLGLVDAGGNLIPDSTNPDAVGKDAQFTVNGVAITRKSNTNLTDVINGVSLNLLKGTSATPGTATLTIDADLDASVQAVKDFVNQYNSTLDLIQTRLTEKPIPNATSDVGMSKGLLRADSALIQIQSAMRSITGATYTGSTIYKTLYSIGIQVDEGGDYGKSGHLMVDESKLRDALTKNPTEVMKIFFNDTNGNGRLDPADTGSAAGFAATLYNKILLLTDTSTVNYGTTSAPNGLLPSRIDLLTKQMSDYDMRIDAFNRHLDMTQKMLERQFSALEVMLQQNSSQGAFLQSRLG, translated from the coding sequence TTAATGCAGATTGAATCACAGCCACTGATACGAATGAAGCAGCAGCAGCATCTGCTTGAATTAAAAAAAGGGTTATATGGCGAGATCAACTCTTCCCTACTGGCCCTGCAAAGCAAGCTGCAAGCGTTGACCGATCCGGCGGTGATTCAAAAGAAAAAAGTTACTTCCAGTGACGCTACCGTAGCAACTGCAACAGTTACAAACCAAGCTACTGTAACTCCGGGCACCTATTCGATCACAATCACCCAGTTGGCCACCGCGTTAACAGGCCGTTCTGCCGATCAGACCGCCAAAATCACAAATCCAACAACTGGAGCTTTAGGCTATTCGGGAACGTTCAATATCGTGGTGGACGGCGTACAATCCCAGACCATCACGATTAACGCTTCCGACAATCTGAATGCGATTGCCAATCGGATTAATAGTGCGTTGGATAATACCGCTTCTCCCCAACTGATGAAGATAAAGGCAACAGTTGTGAACAATACGCTATTTCTGAGCACTTCGGAAACAGGATCAGGGCACAGCGTTAAAATCATCAATGATGTAAGCAATATTTTTGGGGCCGGCAATCTAGGGTTGGTGGATGCCGGTGGCAATTTGATTCCCGATTCCACAAATCCTGATGCGGTTGGGAAGGATGCGCAGTTTACAGTAAACGGGGTCGCCATCACGCGAAAATCAAATACCAACCTGACCGATGTGATCAATGGGGTCAGTTTGAACCTGTTGAAAGGGACATCGGCTACTCCGGGTACTGCGACGCTGACCATTGATGCGGATCTGGATGCGAGCGTACAGGCAGTCAAAGACTTTGTCAACCAGTACAATTCAACGCTGGATCTGATTCAAACCCGCTTGACGGAAAAGCCCATCCCCAATGCAACGTCTGATGTGGGGATGAGCAAAGGGCTGTTGCGGGCAGACAGTGCACTGATCCAGATCCAGTCGGCCATGCGAAGCATTACGGGCGCAACGTATACGGGAAGCACCATTTATAAAACTTTGTACTCAATTGGCATTCAGGTTGACGAAGGAGGCGACTATGGGAAATCAGGCCATTTGATGGTCGATGAATCCAAGCTGCGCGACGCGTTGACCAAAAATCCCACCGAAGTCATGAAGATATTCTTCAATGATACAAACGGGAACGGTCGCCTTGATCCGGCCGATACCGGATCGGCCGCTGGTTTTGCTGCCACGCTGTACAATAAGATTTTGCTGCTGACAGACACTTCCACAGTGAATTACGGCACAACCAGTGCGCCGAACGGATTGCTGCCCAGCCGAATCGATCTTTTGACCAAGCAGATGAGTGATTACGATATGAGAATTGACGCCTTTAACCGTCATCTGGACATGACACAGAAAATGTTGGAACGACAATTTTCCGCTTTGGAAGTTATGCTACAGCAGAATTCATCCCAGGGAGCTTTCCTGCAATCCCGGCTGGGGTGA
- a CDS encoding motility associated factor glycosyltransferase family protein, translating into MTLYVDTGGAAGYLHSRYNPKAELDRWWAEQEPELKSGAILIGMGLGYPLQKLRNHLDSEGMLLVIEPSLEIFRCALQTLDLREELADPRIAFSVEESLSHSGIKAERILSDLFYDVSVLVWPAYRRIFASFCNDMEARILEEANDIRMDQRTLLLFSHDWTRNFIYNLPALVKRPGINLLFDQFVKQPIIIVSAGPSLNKNVHLLHQAKEKAVIICVDTALRVLLKQGILPDLVVALDGSEKNYQHFAGIEERGIPLVIFPTTHYKIVAEYGGNGFSVAGSTEYVIHEFLECVEAKGGVSYGGSVATAAFDLACRMGGDPIVFIGQDLAYPDGRSHAAGTIFENIQKEFDASKGMKFVEGIDGRPVLTDRPLDYFRRWFEDQIELRRGERKFIDATEGGAKIRGTEISTLSQVVETYCQKSIGVSEKIAQILHSYQPPDLTQLRSRLKKSIRNLYQLGRLSRMAIEYNSRLREVYQVRKIKPKKASVYVEKLDRIDKLIQTLNQSRLIDLLLQQVLLVVTKGKLSEEPPGENQIQKAIRVTENGRILYSGIWEASRRVRDYLEKALNELADEGEEFR; encoded by the coding sequence ATGACATTGTATGTAGATACAGGTGGAGCCGCCGGTTACCTGCACAGCCGCTATAACCCAAAAGCGGAATTGGATCGGTGGTGGGCCGAACAGGAACCCGAGCTGAAGTCAGGAGCGATTCTGATCGGAATGGGTTTGGGGTATCCCCTGCAAAAATTAAGGAATCATTTGGATTCAGAGGGGATGCTACTGGTCATTGAGCCGTCGCTGGAGATTTTTCGCTGTGCCTTGCAAACGTTGGACCTTCGGGAAGAATTGGCAGATCCCCGCATCGCGTTCAGTGTTGAAGAATCTTTATCACACAGTGGTATTAAGGCGGAACGGATTTTGTCGGATCTGTTTTATGATGTTTCCGTGCTGGTCTGGCCTGCCTACAGGCGGATTTTTGCATCATTCTGCAACGATATGGAAGCGCGAATTCTTGAGGAAGCCAACGATATCCGAATGGATCAAAGAACGTTGCTGTTATTTTCGCATGATTGGACCCGCAATTTTATCTATAATCTGCCTGCCTTGGTAAAACGGCCAGGTATCAACCTGTTGTTTGACCAGTTTGTCAAACAACCGATCATCATTGTGTCAGCCGGTCCATCCTTGAACAAAAACGTACACCTGTTGCATCAGGCAAAAGAGAAAGCGGTGATCATCTGTGTTGATACCGCACTGCGGGTGTTGCTGAAGCAGGGGATCCTGCCCGATCTGGTGGTGGCATTGGACGGATCGGAAAAAAATTATCAGCACTTTGCGGGAATCGAGGAACGGGGGATACCGCTGGTGATTTTCCCCACCACCCATTACAAAATTGTGGCCGAGTATGGCGGAAACGGTTTTTCGGTAGCAGGTTCGACCGAATATGTCATTCATGAATTTCTCGAGTGTGTTGAAGCCAAGGGAGGTGTCAGTTACGGGGGATCGGTCGCCACGGCTGCATTTGACCTGGCTTGTCGCATGGGAGGTGATCCGATTGTTTTCATCGGCCAGGATTTGGCGTATCCTGATGGACGTTCCCACGCGGCAGGGACCATTTTTGAAAACATCCAGAAAGAATTCGATGCCAGCAAGGGGATGAAATTTGTGGAAGGAATCGATGGACGGCCTGTTCTCACAGACCGACCGTTGGATTACTTCAGAAGATGGTTTGAAGATCAGATCGAACTGCGAAGAGGGGAAAGGAAATTTATTGATGCGACGGAGGGTGGGGCGAAGATTCGCGGCACTGAAATCAGTACCCTCTCGCAAGTGGTCGAAACCTACTGTCAGAAATCGATCGGGGTCTCGGAAAAAATTGCACAGATTCTTCATTCCTATCAGCCGCCTGATTTGACACAACTCAGAAGCAGGCTCAAGAAGTCCATTAGGAACCTGTATCAACTGGGACGTTTATCCCGAATGGCGATTGAATACAACAGCCGCCTGCGGGAAGTCTATCAAGTCCGTAAGATCAAACCCAAAAAGGCAAGTGTATACGTAGAAAAGTTGGACCGGATTGACAAGTTGATCCAAACACTCAACCAAAGCCGGTTGATTGATTTACTCTTGCAACAAGTCTTGCTTGTGGTAACCAAAGGTAAACTTTCGGAAGAACCTCCGGGGGAGAATCAGATTCAGAAAGCGATCCGGGTAACGGAAAACGGACGAATCCTGTACAGCGGGATTTGGGAAGCCTCGCGAAGGGTTCGGGACTATCTGGAAAAGGCACTGAACGAGTTGGCAGATGAGGGAGAGGAGTTTCGATGA
- the fliS gene encoding flagellar export chaperone FliS translates to MILNQPYQVYQNMAVQTATPERLLLMLFEGAIRFCKEAIHALQTQNYETGNAKIIRVQNIINELIVTLDRDVGGELAQNLLSIYQYLQRRLIEANLKKDQSIIEEVSQHLKELYEGFAEAAKLVKGQETKHEHM, encoded by the coding sequence ATGATCTTGAATCAACCCTATCAGGTGTACCAGAATATGGCTGTCCAGACGGCAACACCGGAGAGACTGCTGCTCATGCTATTCGAAGGAGCCATCCGGTTTTGCAAAGAAGCGATTCACGCGCTGCAAACACAAAACTATGAGACAGGCAACGCAAAGATCATCCGTGTCCAAAACATTATCAATGAATTGATTGTGACATTGGACCGGGATGTCGGCGGCGAACTCGCCCAGAATTTGCTTAGTATCTATCAATATTTGCAACGCCGGCTAATTGAAGCGAATCTCAAAAAGGATCAGAGCATTATAGAAGAGGTCAGCCAACATTTGAAGGAACTCTATGAAGGGTTTGCCGAGGCTGCAAAACTTGTAAAGGGACAGGAAACCAAACATGAACACATGTAA